The Corallococcus silvisoli genome contains a region encoding:
- a CDS encoding PspA/IM30 family protein has translation MWQRFKRAMRSFAGFFVSSIEDPELILEQNIRDLNDQVPKMNESIAMVRANVTLLEKENMKYQQDVRELTAKVKAAIQAGRDDLAGTYATKLQGEKEALARNQQQLDIAKQAYEKALNVKKAFMREKDRKTQEAMNAVRDARRAKWQAKVADTMESFTVAGVDSTHDEMLRKVQEKTAINEARMQMALESVDHQAAAIEEEAEKIQGDELVKQFKMEMGLLDSPAPVSDVGAGPEKTIGKKVEIK, from the coding sequence ATGTGGCAGCGATTCAAGAGAGCGATGCGGAGCTTCGCGGGCTTCTTCGTCTCCTCCATCGAGGATCCGGAGCTGATTCTCGAGCAGAACATCCGTGACCTGAACGACCAGGTCCCCAAGATGAACGAGTCCATCGCCATGGTCCGGGCGAATGTGACGCTGCTCGAGAAGGAGAACATGAAGTACCAGCAGGACGTGCGGGAGCTGACCGCCAAGGTGAAGGCCGCCATCCAGGCCGGCCGCGACGACCTGGCCGGCACGTACGCGACCAAGCTCCAGGGAGAGAAGGAAGCGCTCGCCCGCAACCAGCAGCAGCTCGACATCGCGAAGCAGGCCTACGAGAAGGCCCTGAACGTCAAGAAGGCGTTCATGCGCGAGAAGGACCGCAAGACCCAGGAGGCGATGAACGCCGTCCGGGACGCGCGGCGCGCCAAGTGGCAGGCGAAGGTCGCCGACACGATGGAGTCCTTCACGGTCGCCGGCGTGGACTCCACGCACGACGAGATGCTGCGCAAGGTGCAGGAGAAGACGGCCATCAACGAGGCGCGCATGCAGATGGCGCTGGAGTCGGTGGACCACCAGGCGGCGGCCATCGAGGAAGAGGCCGAGAAGATCCAGGGCGACGAGCTGGTCAAGCAGTTCAAGATGGAGATGGGCCTGCTGGACAGCCCCGCGCCGGTGTCGGACGTGGGGGCGGGGCCCGAGAAGACCATCGGCAAGAAGGTGGAGATCAAGTAG